From Lasioglossum baleicum unplaced genomic scaffold, iyLasBale1 scaffold0247, whole genome shotgun sequence, a single genomic window includes:
- the LOC143220146 gene encoding uncharacterized protein LOC143220146, translating to MDDVLAGADSLPEARRQQTELRELLMAGGFPLRKWASNSRGLLDGLSSDERKGIVEWDSLTHHSVLGIKWLPSADCFQVTAVTSLKNAGFTKRSVLSGTAQLFDPLGWLAPVTIVAKVLMQSLWLLKVDWDTPLPEKEEVMWQQFQHQLPALQTIRVPRWLGTNSATQPLEIHGFADASERAYAAVVYSRTINAQGVVTVSMIVAKSKVAPLKRVSLPRLELCAAFLLARLVEHVTKALDWQEVDLHLWSDSSVALSWIRGHPSRWPTYVANRVAEIQRMLPLAQWHHVRSAENPADCASRGLSPAELPRFQLWWRGPEWLSSPDPLPAVPAEETTHEDEELKAHHVTTQREKTSGTLIERFSNLTRLFRVLAWCRRWAPRNRKPESVITATEMQEVKLILLRLEQSASFSEDIATLRRNQPVAAKSRLAKLCPFLDKDGVLRVGGRLQAANLAYDLTHPAILPDESPLAKLWVDASHKRCLHGGTQLTLATLRQECWILRGRPMVKHCIHQCTVCIRWKGQTAQPKMGNLPPARITPCRPFFRSGVDYAGPIHLRSGRGRGQLTVKGYIAVFICLVTKAVHLEAVSDGSTETFLAALRRFISRRGRCLELYSDCGRNFVGANHELRSLLRESTQQGGGPFAAASREGISWKFNPPSAPRFGGIWEAAVKSVKHHLRRIIGEQRLTFEELTTLLTGIEACLNSRPLQPLSDDPEDPAALTPGHFLIGEPLIALPEPSLEELPVSRLSRWQLIQQLQQHFWKRWSREYLNTLQTRGKWRKTKISIKSGFLCLVKSEILPPTQWPLARVVHIHPGPDGSVRVATVRTATSQFLRPVHKLIPLLAPDDEETSTGREHEAGLSSDSPDQ from the coding sequence GACAACAAACGGAACTTCGAGAGCTTCTCATGGCGGGCGGATTCCCACTTCGCAAGTGGGCCTCCAACTCAAGGGGTCTGTTAGACGGACTCTCCAGCGACGAGCGGAAGGGAATCGTTGAATGGGATTCTCTAACCCATCACAGCGTCCTCGGCATAAAATGGCTACCTTCCGCTGACTGTTTTCAGGTTACCGCTGTGACTTCTCTAAAAAACGCAGGGTTCACTAAACGCTCTGTGCTCAGCGGAACAGCCCAGCTGTTCGACCCTCTCGGATGGCTGGCTCCAGTCACCATCGTCGCCAAGGTCCTAATGCAGTCGTTGTGGCTCCTAAAGGTCGACTGGGATACACCGTTGCCAGAAAAGGAGGAGGTGATGTGGCAGCAGTTCCAGCATCAACTCCCTGCACTGCAGACTATTCGAGTCCCGCGATGGCTCGGAACCAATTCTGCCACGCAGCCTCTCGAAATCCATGGGTTCGCTGATGCATCCGAGCGAGCCTACGCAGCCGTGGTGTATTCCCGGACCATTAACGCTCAAGGAGTCGTGACAGTCTCCATGATTGTCGCCAAATCCAAGGTGGCTCCCTTGAAGCGGGTGTCTCTGCCCAGATTGGAGCTCTGCGCAGCTTTCCTGCTAGCCAGGCTCGTCGAGCACGTCACTAAGGCGCTCGATTGGCAAGAGGTCGATCTACACCTCTGGTCGGACTCATCCGTGGCACTCAGCTGGATCCGGGGGCATCCTTCTCGCTGGCCGACTTACGTGGCGAATAGGGTGGCTGAAATCCAGAGGATGCTGCCGCTAGCCCAGTGGCACCACGTGAGGAGCGCTGAAAATCCAGCTGATTGCGCTTCTCGAGGCCTGTCTCCCGCTGAGCTTCCCAGGTTCCAACTGTGGTGGCGAGGACCCGAGTGGCTCTCCTCACCAGATCCTCTCCCCGCTGTACCTGCCGAGGAGACAACCCACGAGGACGAGGAACTGAAGGCACATCACGTGACCACCCAGCGGGAGAAAACATCCGGCACGTTAATCGAGCGCTTCTCGAATCTAACGCGCCTGTTTCGAGTCCTGGCCTGGTGTCGTCGCTGGGCCCCTAGAAATCGAAAACCAGAATCAGTTATCACTGCTACCGAAATGCAGGAAGTCAAATTGATTCTCCTGCGCTTGGAGCAGTCCGCTTCATTCTCCGAAGACATCGCCACTCTCCGCAGGAATCAACCCGTGGCAGCTAAAAGCAGATTGGCCAAACTCTGCCCATTCCTGGATAAGGACGGAGTCTTAAGAGTCGGAGGCCGCCTACAAGCTGCCAACCTTGCGTACGACCTGACGCATCCAGCTATTCTCCCTGACGAATCCCCTCTGGCTAAGTTGTGGGTCGACGCTTCTCACAAACGATGCCTGCACGGGGGGACACAGCTTACCCTGGCGACGCTACGCCAGGAGTGCTGGATTCTCAGAGGTCGCCCAATGGTAAAACACTGTATCCACCAATGCACCGTTTGTATTCGCTGGAAAGGGCAAACTGCCCAGCCAAAAATGGGAAACCTCCCACCAGCAAGAATAACACCGTGTCGTCCCTTTTTCAGATCTGGTGTCGATTATGCAGGACCAATACACCTTCGGTCTGGTCGGGGTCGTGGTCAGCTCACAGTTAAAGGATACATCGCCGTGTTCATCTGCCTTGTCACCAAGGCCGTGCACCTGGAGGCTGTGTCGGATGGATCGACCGAAACCTTCCTCGCTGCACTACGACGCTTTATCTCACGGCGAGGTCGCTGCCTAGAGCTGTACAGCGACTGCGGACGCAATTTCGTCGGCGCCAATCACGAGCTGCGCTCACTACTCCGAGAATCGACACAACAGGGAGGAGGTCCCTTCGCCGCAGCCTCCAGGGAAGGCATTTCCTGGAAATTCAACCCACCGTCTGCTCCACGCTTTGGAGGAATCTGGGAAGCGGCGGTGAAATCCGTTAAGCATCACCTCCGTCGGATCATCGGCGAGCAGCGATTGACCTTTGAGGAGCTGACCACGCTCCTGACTGGCATCGAGGCTTGTTTAAACTCTAGACCTTTACAGCCGTTGTCCGACGACCCTGAGGATCCAGCAGCGCTGACTCCGGGACATTTCCTGATCGGGGAACCGCTCATCGCTCTTCCAGAGCCCAGCCTCGAGGAGCTTCCCGTCTCACGGTTATCTCGATGGCAGTTGATCCAGCAACTTCAGCAGCACTTCTGGAAACGCTGGTCTCGGGAGTATTTGAACACCTTGCAGACCAGAGGCAAGTGGCGTAAAaccaaaatttcgataaagTCAGGATTTCTCTGCCTAGTTAAAAGTGAAATTCTACCTCCTACGCAATGGCCTCTCGCTCGGGTTGTTCACATACACCCTGGACCAGACGGCTCAGTTCGAGTTGCTACTGTCCGTACCGCAACTTCGCAATTTCTTCGTCCAGTACACAAGCTGATTCCTTTGTTAGCCCCTGACGACGAAGAGACGAGTACGGGGAGGGAACACGAGGCTGGACTCTCGAGCGACTCTCCCGATCAGTAG